A region of the Microbacterium sp. SL75 genome:
GAGGCCGAGGGTCAGGGCGAGCAGTGCCGCGGCGGCACGGAGGGCGTGGGAGCGTGTCATCCCCTCCATCCTCCCCCGGAAAACGGGCGACGCCCCGCCGCTCGAAGCGACGGGGCGTTGCCGGAGGAGCGGGGACTCAACCGCGGGTGCGGTTCTTGTTCCACACGTCGAAGGCCACGGCCAGCAGCAGCACGAGACCCTTGATGAACTGCTGGACGTCGGTCGAGATACCCATGAGCGACATGCCGTTGTTCAGCACACCCATGACCAGACCACCGGCGATCGCGCCGACCACGCGGCCGACACCACCCTGGACGGCCGCTCCACCGATGAACGATGCCGCGATGGCATCCAGCTCGAAGAGGTTTCCCGCGCCGGGACCGGCGGAGTTCAGGCGGCCCGTGAAGACGATGCCGGCGAGGGCCGCGAGGACGCCCATGTTGACGAACAGCATGAAGTCGACGCGACGGGTGTTGATGCCCGACAGCTTCGCGGCGGTGCGGTTGCCGCCGAGCGCGTAGATGTGGCGGCCGAAGACGCTGCGGCTCATGACCGTTGAGTAGCCGATGATGAGCAGCGCCAGCACGACGAGCACGATGGGCGTGCCGCGCGAGCCGGGCGCGACGCCCAGCAGGTAGGTGAGGTACGCGATGAGCGCGCCGCCACCGATGAGCTTGACCAGGAAGGCGACCTGCGGCTCGTTCTGCAGCTCGAGGGCGGCACGCTTGGCGCGCTGACGCACCTGCGAGACGACGAAGAGCACGAGGGTCAGTACGCCGAGGGCGACCGTGATCCACTCGGCCG
Encoded here:
- the mmsB gene encoding multiple monosaccharide ABC transporter permease; the protein is MSALDNTVTPQGPATPKGPVGGGAGNGAGGIVQFFTSRLREIGIFIALIVIVLLFQALTGGRLLTAGNVSNIIVQNSYILILAIGMVMIIIAGHIDLSVGSVAAFVGAVSGVLIVQWGLPWWLGIVLSLLLGAVVGMWQGFWVAYIGIPAFIVTLAGMLLFRGLTQMTLGNTQITPFPTEYRALGGGYLFPDLFPAASSPAEWITVALGVLTLVLFVVSQVRQRAKRAALELQNEPQVAFLVKLIGGGALIAYLTYLLGVAPGSRGTPIVLVVLALLIIGYSTVMSRSVFGRHIYALGGNRTAAKLSGINTRRVDFMLFVNMGVLAALAGIVFTGRLNSAGPGAGNLFELDAIAASFIGGAAVQGGVGRVVGAIAGGLVMGVLNNGMSLMGISTDVQQFIKGLVLLLAVAFDVWNKNRTRG